TAAAATATAGCCCTTTTTCTCATGATATTTAAGGATACCGAGAGGGTTTAAACTCATTTTTCGTTGAGGAAAAGGTAAATCTATTATATCAAAGTCTTTTAGGCCTTGCCTTTTGGGAAACTGGGAATGTTCTATTCCCACCCAGGAAATCATTCCAACAAGTGCGCCCGCTTCATTAGGAACGAGCGCAAACCCGTTAATCCTGGGAAACAGAGTCGGGGTTCCCGTATTAATCGCTGTATTGATTGGCGCTGTAGTATCTAGTGAAACCTTTATTTCTATGGGAGAAACAAAGTCCACAGTACCGATGGTTAAATTTCGCAGTTGGTCGTAATCTAAAATGTTGCTCATGCTTCACTCACCCCGGCTTCCTCTTCGTCTGACTTTGTGCGAGGTGGGATATCTCCGCGTTTCTCCTTAAGCTGTTGACTTTTTATAGAAATTCGATCTATGGCTGCTTTAGGAAGATAATATTCGACTAAGGTCTTTAAATTACCAAAATGATTCCCGATCAGAAGGGTGATCTGTGCAGGATTATTTTTTTGGTAAAATTGCTTTATTCGCTTAGTTCGATCGTCAAAAGCGATGATTACAATGTGTGTCGATGGAATTGTAAGCATGTCCTGAATAATCCGATTTATATGCGAATCACCGAAGCTGTATCCGTAAGTTACCAAAACTGAGTTAGGCCTGCATACGGCGTACGAAAGATCCCTAAACAATTCTGCGTACGGATAAAAAGCTGTTTCAATATCCTTTGCCGAATTGGGGTAAATCACCAACTGCTCTGGACCATTAAAGGTATCGTCCGCTGTTTGTCCAAAACCGATCGGGACCTTAATGATTTGACCGTTTTCGAATCTCCAATCGATTGAACCATGCAGCTTTGTAATTCTCGCTACACCCTCAACATACCGAGGTTCCCCACGTATTCCCGGAGGGTTATAATGATAATCTAACTCTAATTTAGTTGTTCTGAAAATAGGTTTGATTCTTCCAATAAATCTATCAATGGTGATAATGCCAGCCATATCACAACCATACTCAATAAAACGATCATAATTGGTTGTGAAGATATTGAGTCTGTCTCGTGATGCAGTTCGGCTTGAGAAACTAATTAGAAATGATTTTAAATAACTAAGTGCTAGGTCATCGTTTTTTTCTATAAATGTACGTTCGGTCCCTAGTATACTTGTAATGAAATTTTTAAGAATTGAATTAATTCTTTCCTCCAGCTCCGGTGCATCATCACTTCCCGCTATTTTCAGTCCCTTAAGCAGCTCAATCGCCGTCCTGAGATCATCCTCAAAATTAGCTTCACCGCGTCCCATCAATCCAGCAGCCTGATCCGCCCAATTTGAAATGTTCTCCTTATATTTACATTCAAACTGAAGTCTCCCCATTCCTGTCGCGGCACAATTTGCCATCGCTGTAACGGCAGTAGTGAGACCCGCACCCACCAATAAAGATAAATGTTCGCTCTGAAAAATTGCTGACAACCACGGTTCGATATGCCTTCTATAATCATTGCCTTCAATGGATTCTCCCGATTCGAAGGAACAGACCTCTCGGTTAACTTTCATTACGTTCCCTGCATCCCAATTTAGTTTTTTTTCCATATTAACCTCACCGCCAATTCTTTTATTCGGTTCTAATTACCTCATGTCATGAAAGAGAAACGGCCATTTAGTAAAATATGGTATGTTGTTCCGAATAAATCCCTTCTTAAATTATACCATAACTAATTTGGTCACAACGCACCTAAACAGGTTCTTTTTTCCTTTTTCTAGCTATTTAATAATAAAACGCAGGAGGTGTTCCCCCCTGCGTTAAGCTTGTTGCGCCTATTTTTCGAACCTATGTTTCGTCGAGGCTTTTTGTCAATGCAATTCCGCCGGGACTTCCGTTTCCAGCATCGAGAACCCGCAGCCGCCGCACTGGACACATTCATGGGGTTGGTGCACACACATCAGCAACGGGTCGATCTCCGGGGCGGGAAACATTTTAACTACTGCTTGCGTCATCTCACGCGCCTCCTTGTCTTATTCCCATGTTCAGTGTTTTCTTGTCCACCACTTTGTGAATGTGTTAACTTTCTTTTATTATAGGGTGGCGCTGAAATATTTTCAAGTCTTTTCGCAAAAATGGTAAGCCCGTTTTCGAAAAATACTGTATCCTCCCCCATCGAAGGCCCTCTCACCGCGCCCGTCCCCTCGTGGAGCCGGCGGGGCCTGCGCCGGAACTCCCCTGGAAAATAATATTTCGTTAACTTGTGCAATTTGTCATTTACTTTTCCTATCACCTCTCGTATAATATCCGGTGGTTTGCCAATAGCCAAGTAAAAACGCGAGGGGATTTGTCCAGATGAACAAGTATGATGTGGCAATCATCGGTAGCGGACCTTCCGCCATTTTCGCAGCCTACGAACTTGTCGTCACTTGTCCGACCGCCCGTGTGATCATCCTCGAAGCGGGCAGCGATATCTATGCAAGGAAATGCCCCATCGCTGAAAAAAAATCGTCCCGTTGCGTGAAGTGCAACCCCTGTGACATCATGCGGGGTTTCGGCGGCGCCGGCGCCTTCTCCGACGGCAAGTATAACTTTACCACCGAGTTCGGCGGCTGGCTCCAGGAGTACCTGCCGGCCCAGGACGTGATGGACCTCATCGATCATGTGGACCGGATCAACCTGCAGTACGGCGCGCCCTCCGATCTGTTCAGCACCGAGAAGAGCACTATCGGTAAAAAGGCCCTGGCCCATGACCTGCACCTGCTCCACGCCAAGGTGCGCCACCTGGGCACAGAGAACAACCTTCAGATCTTGAAGAGCCTCTTTGAATATCTCAACAAAAAAGTGACCCTCCTTTTCCGGACGCCCGTGTCCGCCATTACCCCGAAAGAGAAGGGCTTCCTGCTGGACATCGGCAAGCCCGAAAAGATCGAGTGCGACTACCTGATCGCCGCCCCCGGCCGGGCCGGTTCGGAGTGGTTTGCCGGCCAGTGCAAGAACCTGGGCCTGTCTCTTTTCAACAACCAGGTCGATGTGGGCGTCCGCGTTGAGATCCCCGCCGAGGTATTCCAGCACATCACCGATGAGGTCTATGAGGCCAAGCTGGTCTACCGGACCAAGCAGTACGGCGATCTGGTTCGCACCTTCTGCATGAACCCTTACGGTTATGTGGTGGCCGAAAACACCGATGGCATCATCACCGTCAACGGCCACAGCTACCGCGACGAGAAGCTGCACAGTCGCAACACCAACTTCGCCCTGCTGGTGAGCAACCGCTTCACGGAGCCCTTCAACGAACCCCACCAGTACGGCAAACGGATCGCCTCCTTCTCCAACCTGCTCGGCGGCGGCGTCCTTGTCCAGCGCTTCGGCGACCTCGTCAAAGGCCGCCGCACCAACGAACACCGCCTCGCCCAGAGCTTCACCAAACCGACCCTGAAAGCCGTCCCCGGCGATCTCAGCCTCGTCCTCCCGAAACGCCACCTGGACAACATCGTTGAGATGATCTACGCCCTCGACAAGATCGCGCCGGGCATGGCCAACAACGACACCCTGCTCTACGGCGTAGAGGTGAAGTTCTACAGCTCTCGCCTGAAGTTGACCAATCAGTTGGAGACGCAGATCGCCAACATGTTCGCCATCGGCGACGGCGCCGGCGTGACCCGCGGCCTTTCCCAGGCCAGCGCCAGCGGCGTCCATGTGGCCCGAGTGATCGCGGAACGGATGCAACAGTAATCCATAGACAAATTTGATTGGCGAAACGGAAATAAACGCCGGATGCAAAGACGCAATCCGGCGTTTTGATTTTGTCATCGGCGGGCGCAAACTCGCGGCCTCAACGGATAGATTGTTCCCAAAAAATATACCCCCTACCCCTATACAGTACAAGCATGACGGTGCTATAATATCGACGACATCAAATGAAAGGGGTATATCCTGTGCTACAGAAATATAAGAGCATCGCCTTTCTCATCCCGCTGGCCTACCTCTCCCTCGGTCTCTACTATCCCCTCTTCGGCTACGTAATGGCCCTCTGCATGGCGATCGCCATCGGCCTCTCCACCGTCGCTGGGCGCAAGTGGTGCGGCGGCCTCTGCCCCCGCGGACTCCTCTACGACAAGTTCCTCGCCTTCAACCGGAAAAAACCTGTCCCTGCTTGGCTGAAATGGAAACACGCCCGCAACATCTTTTTTGCCGTCTTCATGTCCGTCTTCGTCTGGCGGCTCACCCTGACCGGTGGCGACGTCTACAAAATCGGCTCCGTCTTCGTGACCATGGGCATCATCTCAGGCACCATCGGGCTTGTCTTGGGCATCCTCTACAAAACCCGCTCCTGGTGCGTCATCTGCCCCATGGGCGTCATGGCCAGCTGGTTCGGGGCGCTCCGCGGTCGCGCCGGCGCCATGACCATTGCCTCGGATTGCAAAGAATGCCGGATCTGTGAACGCAAATGCCCCATGCAGATTCCCATCGTCAGCTACAAGGATACCCACACCGCCCCCATCGCTGATGGTGCCTGCATCCGCTGCGGCGAGTGCGTCGGCGCCTGCCCGCGCGGCGTCATCAAGCGGAGCGGCGTAGAATCGAGCACAGGCCGTCCCGCCCAGGAGACGATCTAAAAAAGCTGACAAGAAAATAAACCCCAAAGCTGAAAACGCCCTGCCGCAAATCAACGGCAGGGCGTTTTCCACTTTATCGCAGCTTTTTGAGGAACGTTATTGCAGCCAATGCAGTTGCGGCCCGATCTCCTGCGCCTTTTCCCAGACCTCCCAGAACTCCCTACCGCTCAACCGCCGGTTCAAAGGTGGAAAGTCAGAGGCCCGGTGTTCCGGGCGGTACTGATCCATCAGGTTCACCCAGGCATCAGGGGCCACCTCTTCGACGATGAAGCGGATCACGTCCAGGCTGTTCTCAGGAAGACCCGGCAAGACGAGGTGGCGGATGAGCAGGCCGCTTTGAGCCACCCCCCGATCATCCAGCACAGGGTTTCCCACCTGCTTGTGCATCGCCCGGATCGCCTGCCGGGCCGTCGTCCCATAATCAGGGACGCCGCAGTAGCGGCGACCCAGGTCGTCGTCGGCGAATTTGAAATCCGGCAGGTAGATGTCGACGACACCGTCAAGCAGTTGGAGGACCTCCATGCTGTCGTAGCCGCCTGTGTTGTAGACGATTGGCAGGGTCAACCCCTTCTCCACAGCCAAGACAAGGGCATCCAGAATGGTCGGCACATAGTGGGTCGGGCTGACCAGGTTGATGTTTTCGCAGCCCCTCTCCTGCAGTCCTATCATCACTTCGGCCAGACGCGCCGGCGTCATCGTCTCCCCTTCCGCCTCGACAGAGATGTCAAAATTCTGGCAGAAGACACAATCGAGATTACAGTAAGAAAAAAAGATGGTCCCGGAGCCGCCGTTGCCGACGAGAGGCGCCTCCTCTCCCCAGTGCGGTCCGTAAGAGGCCACGACGGCCTCCCCACCGGCGCGGCAGGCGCCTCGCATCTGCCGGCGGTCTGTCTGACAGCGACGGCCGCAAAGCAGGCACTTCTCCCAGATGCGGTGGGCTCCTTGGGCTCGCTGTCGTAACTGTTCAATCGAAAGGCGCACGGAGATCCATCCCCCTGTTCTGCGGGAAAATACTCATCCCGCATGGATCACTTTTTCCGGTCGAAAGATCGATATATAGGGATGTATCCCCCGTTGGAAGGCAAAGCATGCGAACGCAAAAGGGATTCCCACCCTGAAAGTGAGAATCCCTTGGCCTGTTTGTCTTCGATTGGCTATGGACATAGCCGGGTCAAATCCGGATCACCGGCTTAGACACCGTCCTCACCTCGAGAACGCCCGTATCAGGAAAGGCCTCAATCGTCCGGCCGTGGCTCCCTCCCGTGTCCTCGGCGACTATGGGGATACCGAGCTTGCGCAGGATATCCTTGCAGGCCTCCGTATTGCGCTGGCCGATGCCCTTGGCGCTGTCTTCAAAGCTGAACATGCGTGCGCCGCCGGCCATCTTGGCCTTCAGCCGCATTCGCGAAGCACCGGCCTGGACCAGCATGTCGACCAGTTCCGGCACGCCCGAGTCGGCAAACTTGGCTTTTTTGTAGGTGCTGGACCGGGCCAGTTCCGTCGACGGCAGCATCACATGGACCATGCCGACGATTTTTCGCGCGTCGTCGAAGAGGGTGACCCCTACGCAGGAACCGAGGCCCAGCGTGCAGATGGAATCGGGCGCTTTGGCGATGTTGGAATCGGCGATGCCGACTTTAATAACTGCCATGGCGGTGTACTCCCAAAGCAAAAAAGATTCTGCTGAACGCCTCCGGGTCGGGCAGCAGGAAGATGTGACCCGTCGTTCCCTGGGCGATTCCGTTTCCCTTCTCCCCGCCGGGAAGGATCTCGGCGTCGATCAGGATGGCGAAGTCGCTGCTCTTTCCCGTTTCCATCAGCCCAAAACTCAGGATCGCCCCAGCCATGTCGACACAGAGGGAGGGCACGCTCGTCCGCAGATCAAAACCGGTGAAATCAGAGAGTGCCGTCAGGTAAGAGCCCGAGAGGATGTTGCCCACCTCCTGAAGCACGGACTGGGCCATCTCGGAAAGCTCCTCGCTCTCGCCTGATTCACCGGTCACGTCGCGCACCAGCGCCCCACCGTCGGCAGCGCCCATCACAAAGAGCATGTTGCCGGCGATGTCGCCTTCGATGCGGGAAAACACGGTGGACACCAGGTTTTCGGCGCCGCCCACATACTCGGTCACATCGTTAAAGGGCATGGGAAGCACCCGGTTGACGCGCATGTCGACAGGCTTGCCCAGCAGCCGCGACAGCGCTGTCGCCGCATTTCCGGCGCCGATGTTGCTCACTTCCCGCAGCACATCGAGATGAAAGTCGCTCATATCACGGATAAGGTCCTGCATGGATTTCACCTCAACTATCTCGGTCGTCACCGGATGACCTCGCCAATCCGCTTGTCAGAGACTTTGATATGGTTGACGATCCAACTGACCAGCAGATCGCGGACCTGGCCCAGGCGTTCCTGAGACAACCCTTTGTCAAGCAACTCCTTGTTGACGTCATAGACCATATTGATAAACCAGTTATGTTCTTCCCGGTGCTTCTTGAAATCGTCATAGCCGTTGCGGAGCATGATCAGTTCTTCTGCGCCAAAATGCTGAATCGTATACCCGATCAGGTAATTGACCGTTTCTTCGATCTTTCGGGCGTCCCGGCATTCTACCGCGTCGACAAAGGCGTTGACCCGTTCCACCAGTT
The Heliomicrobium undosum DNA segment above includes these coding regions:
- a CDS encoding SIR2 family protein is translated as MEKKLNWDAGNVMKVNREVCSFESGESIEGNDYRRHIEPWLSAIFQSEHLSLLVGAGLTTAVTAMANCAATGMGRLQFECKYKENISNWADQAAGLMGRGEANFEDDLRTAIELLKGLKIAGSDDAPELEERINSILKNFITSILGTERTFIEKNDDLALSYLKSFLISFSSRTASRDRLNIFTTNYDRFIEYGCDMAGIITIDRFIGRIKPIFRTTKLELDYHYNPPGIRGEPRYVEGVARITKLHGSIDWRFENGQIIKVPIGFGQTADDTFNGPEQLVIYPNSAKDIETAFYPYAELFRDLSYAVCRPNSVLVTYGYSFGDSHINRIIQDMLTIPSTHIVIIAFDDRTKRIKQFYQKNNPAQITLLIGNHFGNLKTLVEYYLPKAAIDRISIKSQQLKEKRGDIPPRTKSDEEEAGVSEA
- a CDS encoding NAD(P)/FAD-dependent oxidoreductase, which encodes MNKYDVAIIGSGPSAIFAAYELVVTCPTARVIILEAGSDIYARKCPIAEKKSSRCVKCNPCDIMRGFGGAGAFSDGKYNFTTEFGGWLQEYLPAQDVMDLIDHVDRINLQYGAPSDLFSTEKSTIGKKALAHDLHLLHAKVRHLGTENNLQILKSLFEYLNKKVTLLFRTPVSAITPKEKGFLLDIGKPEKIECDYLIAAPGRAGSEWFAGQCKNLGLSLFNNQVDVGVRVEIPAEVFQHITDEVYEAKLVYRTKQYGDLVRTFCMNPYGYVVAENTDGIITVNGHSYRDEKLHSRNTNFALLVSNRFTEPFNEPHQYGKRIASFSNLLGGGVLVQRFGDLVKGRRTNEHRLAQSFTKPTLKAVPGDLSLVLPKRHLDNIVEMIYALDKIAPGMANNDTLLYGVEVKFYSSRLKLTNQLETQIANMFAIGDGAGVTRGLSQASASGVHVARVIAERMQQ
- a CDS encoding 4Fe-4S binding protein, whose translation is MLQKYKSIAFLIPLAYLSLGLYYPLFGYVMALCMAIAIGLSTVAGRKWCGGLCPRGLLYDKFLAFNRKKPVPAWLKWKHARNIFFAVFMSVFVWRLTLTGGDVYKIGSVFVTMGIISGTIGLVLGILYKTRSWCVICPMGVMASWFGALRGRAGAMTIASDCKECRICERKCPMQIPIVSYKDTHTAPIADGACIRCGECVGACPRGVIKRSGVESSTGRPAQETI
- a CDS encoding radical SAM protein; translation: MRLSIEQLRQRAQGAHRIWEKCLLCGRRCQTDRRQMRGACRAGGEAVVASYGPHWGEEAPLVGNGGSGTIFFSYCNLDCVFCQNFDISVEAEGETMTPARLAEVMIGLQERGCENINLVSPTHYVPTILDALVLAVEKGLTLPIVYNTGGYDSMEVLQLLDGVVDIYLPDFKFADDDLGRRYCGVPDYGTTARQAIRAMHKQVGNPVLDDRGVAQSGLLIRHLVLPGLPENSLDVIRFIVEEVAPDAWVNLMDQYRPEHRASDFPPLNRRLSGREFWEVWEKAQEIGPQLHWLQ
- a CDS encoding chemotaxis protein CheD, translating into MAVIKVGIADSNIAKAPDSICTLGLGSCVGVTLFDDARKIVGMVHVMLPSTELARSSTYKKAKFADSGVPELVDMLVQAGASRMRLKAKMAGGARMFSFEDSAKGIGQRNTEACKDILRKLGIPIVAEDTGGSHGRTIEAFPDTGVLEVRTVSKPVIRI
- a CDS encoding chemotaxis protein CheC yields the protein MTTEIVEVKSMQDLIRDMSDFHLDVLREVSNIGAGNAATALSRLLGKPVDMRVNRVLPMPFNDVTEYVGGAENLVSTVFSRIEGDIAGNMLFVMGAADGGALVRDVTGESGESEELSEMAQSVLQEVGNILSGSYLTALSDFTGFDLRTSVPSLCVDMAGAILSFGLMETGKSSDFAILIDAEILPGGEKGNGIAQGTTGHIFLLPDPEAFSRIFFALGVHRHGSY
- a CDS encoding bacteriohemerythrin translates to MRVEWTDELSIGIGIIDDQHKKLVERVNAFVDAVECRDARKIEETVNYLIGYTIQHFGAEELIMLRNGYDDFKKHREEHNWFINMVYDVNKELLDKGLSQERLGQVRDLLVSWIVNHIKVSDKRIGEVIR